Proteins from a genomic interval of Tiliqua scincoides isolate rTilSci1 chromosome 11, rTilSci1.hap2, whole genome shotgun sequence:
- the PANX3 gene encoding pannexin-3: MSIAHTAGEYMLSDALLPDPKGSRAKGLRLELSCDRMVKFITVGLPLVLVSLAFAREFSTGSQISCFSPANFTGKQAAHVDAVCWDSLLHYDANAAGDSGSKFLWVFKVFPYSLLIIAVAMYLPYLLWRYAAAPSLSCDLFFIIDELDKSYNRSIRLVQHMVKLQQSGTDPEELWEEYDKARKERYFEFPLLERYLSSKQRSYYLVSIYVLRNLLLLFLIAITCLYLGYCHVGVFFQDEFSCLIKSGLLQNEPHIPDAIPCKLVFFSVFQFTSICLGCVYVLLGPIIVYHLLQLCQWDKRLLSIYEMLPAFDLLSRKMLTCPLNDLNIILLFLRANISEVKSFSRLSVLCTLRDVTGDKENIDTVVDFMTLLAGLEMSKPKQLFCPDGTPPHANSECIEMKPASDARENSNGLSSLSCA, from the exons ATGTCGATCGCGCACACCGCTGGCGAGTATATGCTCTCAGATGCCCTGCTTCCAGATCCAAAGGGCTCCAGGGCAAAAGGGCTTCGCTTGGAGTTATCGTGTGACCGCATGGTGAAATTTATTACTGTGGGGCTGCCCCTTGTCCTTGTGTCTCTGGCGTTTGCACGAGAATTTTCCACTG GCTCCCAGATCAGCTGCTTCTCTCCTGCCAACTTCACAGGGAAACAGGCAGCCCACGTTGACGCCGTGTGCTGGGACTCCTTGCTTCACTACGACGCCAACGCTGCTGGAGACTCGGGATCCAAATTCCTCTGGGTGTTCAAG GTCTTTCCCTATTCCTTGCTGATTATTGCGGTTGCCATGTATCTACCCTATCTGCTCTGGCGATACGCTGCTGCCCCATCGCTGAGCTGTGACCTGTTTTTCATTATTGACGAGCTGGATAAATCCTACAACCGTTCGATCCGCCTGGTGCAGCACATGGTGAAACTCCAGCAGAGTGGGACTGACCCTGAGGAACTGTGGGAAGAGTACGACAA GGCTCGCAAGGAACGTTACTTCGAGTTCCCTCTCTTGGAGAGGTATCTCTCAAGCAAACAGCGGTCCTACTACCTCGTCAGCATCTATGTGTTGAgaaatctcctcctcctcttcctcattgcCATCACTTGTCTCTATTTGGGATACTGCCACGTTGGGGTCTTTTTCCAAGATGAGTTCAGCTGTTTGATCAAGAGTGGGCTCCTACAAAACGAGCCCCACATTCCAGATGCTATTCCTTGCAAACTGGTCTTCTTCTCCGTCTTCCAGTTCACCAGCATCTGCCTGGGCTGTGTGTATGTTCTCCTGGGGCCAATCATAGTCTACCACTTGctccagctgtgccagtgggataaGCGGCTCCTCTCTATCTATGAGATGCTTCCTGCTTTCGATCTCCTTAGCAGGAAGATGCTGACCTGCCCCTTGAATGACCTCAACATTATCTTGCTGTTCTTGCGAGCCAACATCTCCGAAGTCAAGTCCTTCAGCAGACTGAGTGTGCTGTGCACCCTGAGGGATGTCACTGGGGACAAGGAAAATATTGACACAGTAGTGGATTTCATGACCCTCCTTGCTGGACTAGAGATGTCCAAACCCAAGCAGCTCTTCTGCCCTGATGGAACTCCACCTCATGCCAACAGTGAGTGCATTG AAATGAAACCTGCCTCGGACGCAAGAGAAAATTCCAATGGCCTGTCCTCTTTGAGCTGCGCTTGA